One Oncorhynchus mykiss isolate Arlee chromosome 9, USDA_OmykA_1.1, whole genome shotgun sequence genomic window, gtgtgtgtgtgtgtgtgtgtgtgtgtgtgtgtgtgtgtgtgtgtgtgtgtgtgtgtgtttatgtgtgtgagtgtgtgtgcttgcagGTGTTCATTCATGTTTTCCTATCTTGCCAAGACTACAATGTAAGGACtacaatgtcctgacaattcatccgagtatgtgtgtgtctgtgtgtgtgtgtgcacacgcttGTGTACGAGCACTCTTGCTTTATGCAAAAACAGCTGTGTCAGCATAGTCaacaaatgtacattttaaaTAGCTTTTTATGGTAGACATAAAAGCAGTAATTTAAGAACAAGCTCTCCTGAATCTTACCATTTTCCAGCCTGCTAGCACCCCTCAATGTCAGGAGCGGCAGAGAAGACCTTTTAGGATCTGACGGCTGACCAGGATACTCATTACGAGGGCCTGAAAAAGGAAATCCTGTGCCGGTGTAGTTACACCCTGATTAGCAGGGCGTAAAGGTTCCGTGATTGGGCATATGATGCTACAACAAACTCACCAATCACAAATGCATGATCTGATTAGGCCGGCCAAGAGCTGGCTAACTGCTGAACAACTGACAATCACACCCATCAAGAAAGTGGTCATAGATACATTTCTACACTACAAGATAAATTATGTTTGAAAAACGTGTTAAATATCttctaaaaataaaatgtattcatCATGAGGGCCTTAAAAAAAATAACTAGTAatgatacatacagttgaagtcggaagattacatacaccttagccaagtacatttaaactcagtctctcacaattcctgacatttaatcctagtaaaaatcccctgtcttaggtcagttaggatcaccactttatttaaagaatgtgaaatgtcagaagaataatagagagaattatttatttcagcttttatttctttcatcacattcccagtgggtcagaagtttacatacactcaattagtatttgatagcattgcctttaaattgtttaacttgggtcaaatgtttcgggtatccttccacaagcttcccgcaataactttcctgaggtcttgactgatttcttttgattttcccatgatgtcaagcaaagaggcactgagtttgaaggtaggccttgaaatacatccacaggtacacctacaattgactcaaatgatgtcaatttgcctatcagaagcttctaacgccatgacatcattttctggaattttccaagctgtttaaaggcacagtcaaattagtgtatgtaaacttctgacccactggaattgtgacacacataagtgaaataatctgtctgtaaacaattgctggaaaaattacctttgtcatgcacaaagtagatgtcctaaccgacttgccaaaactatagtttgttaacaagacatttgtggagtggtttaaaaacgagtTATAAAGACTCCAACATAaatgtgtgtaaacttctgacttcaactgtactacaAAAAAAGATAAAACGCTCACCTTTTTGTTACGATTTTATATAAATAGCTGAGGTGTACTATACTCACTTTGGAGGACACAAGCTCAATTACATAGTACAAGGaatatgaaaataataaataTTATATTAATTAATTTTCCTAGTCAACAAAAGTGGGTGAATCGGGCTTGAAATAATGTAAATGTTCTCTAAATATAGTAGCAATCAAATTCTAAACAACTTACTATTTAATTGCACTTTTCTTACAACtgtaaaataaaaattattatacTTAGTGACAGTGCAACATTGGCACCATTTCATACTGCTGATTACAGAGAACATTCTGTCCTGCGTCCTCAGTGACACAGAGACACGATTCAAATACATGCGGACTCGTTACAACCTTGGCTTTAAGCACAACATTTTGTCCCTTTGTGACAAAGCAAATTTGGTCATGTTTAAATTCTACAAAACGAATGTTGAGAGCTGTAAATCTGAGATTGATTTTGTTGCATTCTCTAGGCTCTTCCCTTACATATACCTGATCAGAAGTGGAGCTCCGATGCTCATAGCCAGAGGATATCCACACTTTGTCTGGATAGGCCAAAAAATGTGACATGTCAGGTATTATGCAAATGAGGGATCCAATTTCACACTCTCCCTCTCAGCTTCCTGCAGGCAGCAACAACTAAATGGGGAGACTCAGTTTTGCACTGAGCATAAAGCCAATGTCACATGAAGCATTCTGCTCAAATGTTTTGTTGCTTGCATCTGTCACATTAGGAGCTGTAGATGTTGTTGTATTatgagctgtagttgttgttgtattatgagctgtagttgttgttgtattaggagATGTAGTTGTTGCATTATGCGCTGTAGTTGTTGAAGTAGGAACTGTAGTTGTTGTATTAGGAGGTGTAGTTGTTGTAATAGGAGCTGTCGTTGTTGAAGTAGGAGCTgtcgttgttgtagtaggagcagtagttgttgttgtattaggagctgtagttgttgttgtattaggagcTGTAGTTTTTGTATTAGGACCTGTAGTTGTTGTCGTAGGAACTGTAGTTGTTGTATTAGGAGGTGTAGTTGTTGTATTAGGAGGTGTAGTTGTTGTATTAGGAGCTgtcgttgttgtagtaggagcagtagttgttgttgtattaggagcTGTAGTTTTTGTATTAGGACCTGTAGTTGTTGTCGTATTAGGACCTGTATTTGTTGTTGTATtgggagctgcagttgttgtagtaggagcagtagttgttgtagtaggaattgtagttgttgtagtaggagcaatagttgttgtagtagaagcagtagttgttgtagtaggtgctgtagttgttgttgtattaggagcagtagttgttgttgtattaggagcagtagttgttgttgtattaggagATGTAGTTGTTGCATTATGAGCTGTAGTTGTTGAAGTAGGAACTGTAGTTGTTGTATTAGGAGGTGTAGTTGTTGTATTAGGAGGTGTAGTTGTTgtattaggagctgtagttgttgaAGTAGGAGCTGTCGTTGTTGTTGTATTAGGACCTGTAATTGTTGTCGTATCAGGacctgtagttgttgttgtattggGAGCTGCAGATGTTGTAGTAGgaacagtagttgttgtagtatgagctgtagttgttgttgtagtagtagctgtagtagttgttgtagtaggagctttagttgttgtagtagaagcagtagttgttgtagtaggtgctgtagttgttgttgtattaggagcAGTAGTTGTTGTTTTCAGAGGTGTAGTTgtattaggagctgtagttgttgttttaggagctgtagttgttgttgtattaggagctgtagttgttgtatttggagctgtagttgttgtatttggagctgtagttgttttattaggagctgtagttgttttattaggagctgtagttgttgcaGTAGAAAATGTACTTGTTAtagtaggagctgtagttgttgttgaatTAGGATCTGGTGTTGTTTTAGTAGGAGCTGTATTTGTTTtattaggagctgtagttgttgcaGTAGAAAATGTACTTGTTAtagtaggagctgtagttgttgttgaatTAGGATCTGGTGTTGTTTTAGTAGGAGCTGTATTTGTTGTATTAGTAGCAGTACCTGTTGTAGCATAAGTTTTTGTTTTAGGAACTGTAGTTCTTGttgtcagcctccagtatttatgctgcagtagtttatgtgtcggggggctagggtcagtttgttatatctggagtacttctcctgtcctattcggtgtcctgtgtgaatctaagtgtgcgttctctaattctctccttctctctttctctctctcggaggacctgagccctaggaccatgccccaggactacctgacatgatgactccttgctgtccccagtccacctggctgtgctgctgctccagtttcaactgacctgagccataggaccatgccccaggaatacctgacatgatgactccttgctgtccccagtccacctgactgtgctgctgctccagtttcaactattctgccttattattattcgaccatgctggtcatttatgaacatttgaacatcttgaccatgttttgttataatctccacccggcacagccagaagaggactggccaccccacatagcctggttcctctctaggtttcttcctaggttttggcctttctagggagtttttcctagccgccgtgcttctacacctgcattgcttgctgtttggggttttaggctgggtttatgtacagcactttgagatatcagccgatgtacgaagggctatataaaataaatttgattgattgatattcggagcagtagttgttgtattaggagctgtagttgttgtattcggggctgtagttgttgtagtaggagcagtagttgttgtagtaggagcagtaGTTTTTGTAGTAggtgctgtagttgttgttgtattaggagcagtagttgttgtagtagaagATGTACTTGTTAtagtaggagctgtagttgttgtattagTAGCAGTACCTGTTGTAGCAGAAGTTTTTGTTTTAGGAACTGTAGTtcttgttgtattcggagcagTAGTTGTTGAATTtggagctgtagttgttgtattcggggctgtagttgttgttgtattaggagctgtagttggtgttgtattaggagctgtagttgttgttgtattaggTTGATGTAGTTGTTTATGTaggagcagtagttgttgtagtagtagcagtaattgTTGTAGCAGAAGTTTTTGTTTTTAGAACTGAAGTTGTTGTATTAGGAGGTGTAGTTGTTGTTTTAGGATCTGTGGTTGTTTTATTAGGAGCTGTGGTTGTTTtattaggagctgtagttgttttattaggagctgtagttgttgtagtaggagctgtagttgttgtagtaggagcagtagttgttgtagtaggagctgtagttgtaggagctgtagttgttgtagtaggagctgtagttgttggtcgaggagctgtagttgttgtagtaggagctgtagttgttgtagtaggagttgtagttgttgtattaggagcagtagttgttgttgtagtaggagctgtagGTGTTTTAGTAGGAGCTTTAGATGTTGTAGTCGGAGCAGTAGTTGTTTTAGTaggagcagtagttgttgtagtaggagctatTGTTGTTGAATTAGGATCTGGTGTTGTTTTAGTAGGAGCTGTATTTGTTGTATTAGTAGCAGTACCTGTTGTAGCAGAAGTTTTTGTTTTAGGAACTGTAGTTGTTgtattaggagctgtagttgttgttattTTGGGAGCTGTAGTAGTTGTtttaggagctgtagttgttgttgtattcggagcagtagttgttgtattaggagctgtagttgttgttctaggagctgtagttgttgtagcaggagttgtagttgttgtagtaggagcagtagttgttttagtaggagcagtagttgttgtagtaggagctgtagttgttatAGTAGGAGCAGTGGTTGTTTTAGTCGGAGCAGTAGTTGTTGTCGTATGAGCTGTAGTTGTGGTAGTAGGAGTTGTAGTTGTTGTTCTAGGAGCTGTAGTTGTATTAGGAGctttagttgttgttttagtaGGAGCTGTAGGTGTTTTAGTAGGAGCTTTAGTTGTTGTAGTCGGAGCAGTTGTTGTTTTAGTaggagcagtagttgttgtagtaggagctgttgttgttgtattaggagctgtagttgttgtattgGGAGCTGTAATTGTTGTATTAGGAGCAGTAGTTGTcgttgtagtaggagctgtagGTGTTTTAGTAGGAGCTTTAGTTGTTGTAGTCGGAGCAGTAGTTGTTTTAGTaggagcagtagttgttgtagtaggtgctgtagttgttgttgtattaggagctgtagttgttgttttgggagctgtagttgttttagtagaagcagtagttgttttagtaggagcagtagttgttgtattaGTAGCAGTACCTGTTGTCACAGAAGTGTTTGTATTAGGAACTGTAGTTGTTgtattaggagctgtagttgttgtagtaggagcagtagttgttgtagtaggagcagtagttgttgttgtagtaggagctgtagGTGTTTTAGTAGGAGCTTTAGTTGTTGTAGTCGGAGCAGTAGTTGTTTTAGTaggagcagtagttgttgtagtaggtgctgtagttgttgttgtattaggagctgtagttgttgttttgggagctgtagttgttgttgtattaggagctgtagttgttttattaggagctgtagttgttttattaggagctgtggttgttttattaggagctgtagttgttttattatgagctgtagttgttgtagtaggagctgtagttgttgtagttggagcagtagttgttgtagtaggtgctgtagttgttgttgtattaggagctgtagttgttttattaggagctgtagttgttttattaggagctgtggttgttttattaggagctgtagttgttttattatgagctgtagttgttgtagtaggagctgtagttgttgtagttggagcagtagttgttgtagtaggtgatgtagttgttgttgtattaggagcTGTAGATGTTGTTTTgggagctgtagttgttgttgtattaggagctgtagttgttttattaggagctgtagttgttttattaggagctgtagttgttttattaggagctgtagttgttgtagcagctgtagttgttgtagcaggagttgtagttgttgtagtaggagcagtagttgttttactaggagcagtagttgttgtagtaggagctctAGTTGTTATAGTAGGAGCAGTGGTTGTTTTAGTCGGAGCAGTAGTTGTTGTCGTatgagctgtagttgttgtagtaggagttgtagttgttgttctaggagctgtagttgtattaggagctgtagttgttgttgtagtaggagctgtatTGATTGTAGTAGGAGCAGTAGTTGTTTTTGTCGGAGCAGTAgttgttgtcgtaggtgctgtagttgttgtattagGAGCAGTAGTTGTTTTTGTCGGAGCAGTAGTTGTTGTcgtaggagctgtagttgttgtattaggagcagtagttgttgttgtagttggagctgTAGGTGTTTTAGTAGGAGCTTTAGTTGTTGTAGTATTAGGAGCTGTAATTGTTGTATTAGgagcagtagttgttgttgtattaggaCCTGTAGTTGTTTTAGTAGAAGCAGTAGTTGTTTTAGTaggagcagtagttgttgtattaGGAGCTGTAATTGTTGTTTTaggagcagtagttgttgtagtaggagctgtagTTATTGTATTAGGAGTTGTAGTTGTTTtattaggagctgtagttgttttattaggagctgtagttgttgtagtaggagctgtagttgttgtagtaggagctgtagttgttgtagtaggagctgtagttgttgttctaggagctgtagttgttgtagtaggagctgtagttgttgttgtattaggagctgtagttgttgttttgggagctgtagttgttgttgtattaggagctgtagttgttttattaggagctgtagttgttttattaggagctgtagttgttttattaggagctgtagttgttgtagcaggagttgtagttgttgtagtaggagcagtagttgttttagtaggagcagtagttgttgtagtaggagcagtagttgttgttgtagtaggagctgtagttgttgttctaggagctgtagttgtattaggagctgtagttgttgttgtagtaggagctgtagttgttgtagtaggagctgtagttgttgttctaggagctgtagttgttgtagtaggagctgtagttgttgttgtattaggagctgtagttgttttattaggagctgtagttgttttattaggagctgtggttgttttattaggagctgtagttgttttattatgagctgtagttgttgtagtaggagctgtagttgttgtagttggagcagtagttgttgtagtaggtgctgtagttgttgttgtattaggagctgtagttgttgttttgggagctgtagttgttgttgtattaggagctgtagttgttttattaggagctgtagttgttttattaggagctgtagttgttttattaggagctgtagttgttgtagcaggagttgtagttgttgtagtaggagcagtagttgttttagtaggagcagtagttgttgtagtaggagctgtagttgttgtagtaggagttGTAGTTgtattaggagctgtagttgttgttgtagtaggagctgtatTGATTGTAGTAGGAGCAGTAGTTGTTTTTGTCGGAGCAGTAgttgttgtcgtaggtgctgtagttgttgtattagGAGCAGTAGTTGTTTTTGTCGGAGCAGTAGTTGTTGTCGTAGGAGCGGTAGTTGTTGTATTAGgagcagtagttgttgttgtagttggagctgTAGGTGTTTTAGTAGGAGC contains:
- the LOC110532928 gene encoding mucin-5AC encodes the protein TTTTAPKTTTTAPNTTTTTAPTTTTTAPTKTTTAPTTTTKAPTKTPTAPTTTTTTAPTTTTTAPTTTTTAPNTTTTVPNTNTSVTTGTATNTTTTAPTKTTTASTKTTTAPKTTTTAPNTTTTTAPTTTTTAPTKTTTAPTTTTKAPTKTPTAPTTTTTTAPNTTITAPNTTTTAPNTTTTAPTTTTTAPTKTTTAPTTTTKAPTKTPTAPTKTTTKAPNTTTAPRTTTTTPTTTTTAHTTTTTAPTKTTTAPTITTTAPTTTTTAPTKTTTAPTTTTTTPATTTTAPRTTTTAPNTTTTAPNTTTTTAPKTTTTAPKITTTTAPNTTTTVPKTKTSATTGTATNTTNTAPTKTTPDPNSTTIAPTTTTTAPTKTTTAPTTTSKAPTKTPTAPTTTTTTAPNTTTTTPTTTTTAPTTTTTAPRPTTTAPTTTTTAPTTTAPTTTTTAPTTTTTAPTTTTTAPNKTTTAPNKTTTAPNKTTTDPKTTTTPPNTTTSVLKTKTSATTITATTTTTTAPT